In the genome of Microcoleus sp. FACHB-672, one region contains:
- a CDS encoding ribose-phosphate pyrophosphokinase, translated as MIHSATLTLQPALPAVADHNRLRLFSGSANVALSQEVSRYLGIDLGPMVRKRFADGELYIQIQESIRGCDVYLIQPTCHPVNDNLMELLIMIDACRRASARQITAVIPYYGYARADRKTAGRESITAKLVANLITEAGATRILAMDLHSAQIQGYFDIPFDHVYGLPVILDYLASKNLPDLVVVSPDVGGVARARAFAKKLDDAPLAIIDKRRQAHNVAEVMNVIGDVRGKTAVLVDDMIDTGGTITEGARLLRSEGARQVYACATHAVFSPPAIERLSSGLFEEVIVTNTIPVPEENRFPQLTMLTVANLLGETIWRVHEDSSVSSMFR; from the coding sequence GTGATCCATTCTGCTACTTTAACTCTTCAGCCTGCTTTACCAGCTGTTGCTGATCATAACCGTCTGCGACTCTTCTCTGGTTCGGCCAATGTGGCCCTGTCTCAGGAAGTGTCTCGATACCTGGGAATAGACTTGGGGCCAATGGTACGCAAACGGTTTGCGGATGGAGAACTCTACATTCAAATTCAGGAATCGATTCGGGGTTGTGATGTTTATCTCATCCAGCCTACTTGCCACCCGGTGAACGATAACCTGATGGAATTGCTGATTATGATTGATGCCTGTCGTCGTGCTTCGGCACGGCAAATTACGGCAGTGATTCCCTATTATGGCTATGCGCGGGCAGACCGCAAAACGGCTGGACGTGAGTCAATTACGGCAAAGCTGGTGGCCAACTTAATTACCGAAGCTGGAGCCACTCGCATTCTGGCGATGGATTTACACTCAGCCCAGATTCAGGGCTATTTTGATATTCCCTTTGATCATGTTTACGGTTTGCCGGTGATCTTAGATTACTTGGCAAGTAAGAATCTGCCCGATCTAGTCGTGGTTTCCCCCGATGTCGGTGGTGTGGCACGCGCCAGAGCTTTTGCTAAAAAGTTAGATGATGCTCCCCTGGCAATTATTGATAAGCGCCGGCAAGCTCATAATGTGGCGGAAGTGATGAACGTCATTGGCGATGTCAGAGGTAAAACAGCCGTGCTGGTAGACGATATGATCGACACCGGCGGCACGATTACAGAAGGAGCCAGACTGTTGCGGAGTGAAGGCGCGAGGCAGGTTTACGCCTGTGCAACTCATGCGGTTTTCTCGCCGCCTGCGATTGAACGTCTCTCAAGTGGGCTTTTTGAGGAAGTGATCGTCACAAATACAATTCCCGTACCTGAAGAAAACCGCTTCCCACAGCTGACGATGCTTACAGTTGCCAACTTACTCGGTGAAACCATCTGGCGCGTTCACGAAGATAGTTCTGTCAGCAGTATGTTCCGTTAA
- a CDS encoding (2Fe-2S) ferredoxin domain-containing protein encodes MAEAETECDQPHPQPKYLCVMVCQHLSCQRNGSAEVLQAFREHPVPGVTINPSGCLGQCSSGPTVRVTPAEIWYCRITPADVPAIVEKHLIGGEPVEAKLHPRIHLRFY; translated from the coding sequence ATGGCAGAAGCAGAAACTGAGTGTGACCAACCGCACCCGCAACCCAAATATCTTTGCGTTATGGTTTGCCAGCATCTATCTTGCCAGCGAAACGGCTCAGCAGAGGTGCTACAAGCGTTTCGAGAGCATCCAGTTCCGGGCGTCACGATTAACCCTAGCGGCTGTCTGGGACAGTGCAGTTCGGGACCCACTGTCCGGGTGACGCCAGCCGAGATTTGGTATTGCCGCATAACGCCGGCTGATGTGCCGGCAATTGTTGAGAAGCATTTGATCGGAGGAGAGCCGGTGGAAGCCAAGCTGCACCCGAGGATTCATTTGCGATTTTATTAA
- a CDS encoding alpha/beta fold hydrolase, translating to MEATLTTPAIPGAYWKWRGHSIYYLHAGSRQPQRPPLLLIHGFGASTDHWRKNVADLAADFDVWAIDLLGFGRSAKPDQLYSGDLWRDQLHEFITEVIGEPAILVGNSLGGYASLCVAAQRPESALGLVLINSAGPFTSNEPGRQPDPMRDTLKEGMKWLFLQDWASFLLFQYTRQRSIIRKTLEKVYLDKSAVTDQLVEDIYRPSCDAGAAKVFASVFRSPQGEKVDSLLSRLNCPLLMLWGEADPWMNSRERSIKFRQYYPQLTEYFLRAGHCPHDEIPEQVNNLIRSWALSSVENQKAEASEKE from the coding sequence GTGGAAGCAACTCTTACAACACCTGCAATTCCTGGTGCCTACTGGAAATGGCGGGGGCACTCTATTTACTACCTACACGCTGGCAGCCGGCAGCCACAACGTCCGCCACTGCTGTTAATTCATGGCTTTGGGGCATCTACAGACCACTGGCGCAAAAATGTTGCCGATTTAGCTGCCGACTTTGATGTTTGGGCTATTGACCTTTTAGGGTTTGGGCGTTCTGCCAAACCGGATCAACTCTACAGTGGTGATCTTTGGCGAGATCAACTGCATGAATTTATTACCGAAGTCATCGGTGAGCCGGCAATCTTGGTTGGTAACTCCCTCGGTGGCTATGCTTCCCTGTGCGTTGCAGCCCAGCGGCCAGAGTCTGCTTTAGGTTTGGTATTAATTAACAGTGCCGGCCCTTTTACCTCTAACGAGCCGGGGCGCCAACCTGACCCGATGCGAGACACCCTAAAAGAGGGCATGAAGTGGCTATTTTTGCAAGATTGGGCGAGTTTCCTGCTGTTTCAATACACGCGCCAGCGCTCAATCATTCGCAAAACGCTAGAGAAAGTTTATCTAGACAAAAGTGCGGTGACAGACCAACTGGTGGAAGATATTTACCGGCCTTCTTGTGATGCCGGTGCGGCAAAAGTGTTTGCCTCCGTCTTCAGATCCCCTCAAGGCGAAAAAGTTGACAGTCTGTTGAGCCGGCTAAATTGTCCGTTGCTGATGCTGTGGGGAGAAGCCGATCCTTGGATGAACTCCAGAGAACGAAGCATCAAGTTTCGCCAATACTATCCCCAGCTAACCGAATATTTCCTGCGTGCCGGTCACTGTCCCCACGACGAAATCCCAGAACAGGTCAATAATCTGATCCGTTCTTGGGCATTGTCATCTGTGGAAAACCAGAAGGCAGAAGCGAGCGAGAAGGAGTAG
- a CDS encoding serine/threonine-protein kinase, with protein MQPPIPAGTILQNRYRLLSILGQGGFGRTYLVEDTNRFDERCALKEFIPIQTGAYAVEKSQELFQREAVTLYQIQHPQIPQFRATFEQNGRLFLVQDYVAGNTYRTLLNERKAAGSTFSETEVLQLLWQLLPVLEYIHTQGIIHRDISPDNIIKREADGVPVLIDFGVVKELATRVLSPETTPPATTVGKMGYAPSEQIQTGRAYPSSDFYALAVSALVLLTGREPLELFDDVQLTWNWQPWASVNPDFSAVLNRMLSYRPGDRFLSATELAQALKPLVTPPPIPAIPAIPQPPIPAPQPPQPPRPSLSEVQTVAVGRRLDPNSPAAGPGPNRINPIIDPPQDASIWDNPLAVTAIGAGLVLITGFGSWALVSSVGNRQPVQPSPTATVAVPPTQAPAAPLRPNPSPTPRPTPIPIKRLQVPLGTTKAASGSLKADETINYVVQGQPGLLLTANVVSRGVLMTLLGPNGQPLPGASRRVPLWQGALPTAGEYTIQLKPLSGQSKSDYQLEVTLAQPVEPKPEPTPIPTPEPTFNPEPTPIPTPEPTPEPTFNPEPIPTPTPTPTFTPTPTPTPTPIPTPTPEPAPTPEPTPTPEPTPTPTPEPTPTSPPEPTATPAPVISPTLEPPQPTIPPLNGEPLSFQTGETQTQISGRTSPQLLKRYLVRAAKGQVIAVEPVTGDVTFNIRYPDGDPVEDASGLLSWQAQLPTAGDYQIEVIAPQETAFTLNVSLRN; from the coding sequence ATGCAACCACCAATTCCTGCCGGCACCATCCTGCAAAACCGTTACCGCCTGCTCAGTATTTTGGGTCAGGGAGGGTTTGGGCGCACTTACTTGGTTGAAGATACCAATCGGTTTGACGAACGTTGCGCCCTCAAAGAATTTATTCCCATTCAGACGGGTGCCTATGCGGTGGAAAAGTCGCAAGAGTTATTCCAAAGAGAAGCCGTCACCCTCTATCAAATTCAGCATCCCCAAATTCCCCAGTTCCGAGCCACGTTTGAGCAGAATGGCCGGCTGTTTTTGGTGCAAGATTACGTGGCAGGAAACACCTATCGCACCCTGCTCAACGAACGTAAAGCAGCCGGGAGCACATTTTCCGAAACCGAAGTGTTGCAATTGCTGTGGCAGTTATTGCCGGTGTTGGAGTATATCCACACTCAGGGCATCATTCACCGCGATATTTCCCCAGACAATATTATTAAGCGAGAGGCCGATGGCGTGCCGGTGTTGATAGACTTTGGCGTGGTCAAGGAACTCGCCACCCGTGTCCTGTCACCTGAGACAACGCCACCGGCAACCACCGTTGGGAAAATGGGCTATGCGCCCAGCGAACAAATCCAAACAGGTCGCGCCTATCCGAGCAGCGATTTCTATGCTTTAGCCGTGAGTGCCCTCGTCTTGCTCACGGGTCGAGAACCATTGGAACTATTTGATGACGTGCAGCTGACTTGGAATTGGCAGCCGTGGGCGTCAGTGAATCCCGATTTCTCCGCAGTCTTAAATCGGATGTTAAGTTACAGACCCGGAGATCGCTTCTTGAGCGCAACCGAACTTGCTCAGGCGCTCAAGCCTCTAGTCACTCCACCCCCCATTCCTGCCATCCCTGCGATCCCCCAGCCGCCAATTCCCGCCCCTCAACCCCCTCAACCCCCTCGTCCCAGTCTTTCCGAGGTGCAAACCGTAGCCGTTGGACGCCGGCTTGACCCAAATAGCCCTGCTGCTGGCCCTGGCCCAAATCGAATCAATCCGATCATTGATCCGCCACAAGATGCGTCTATTTGGGATAATCCGCTGGCAGTTACAGCGATTGGTGCCGGCCTGGTACTGATCACTGGCTTTGGATCTTGGGCGCTGGTAAGTTCCGTGGGAAATCGGCAGCCGGTTCAACCATCCCCAACCGCAACTGTTGCTGTTCCCCCTACCCAGGCCCCGGCAGCCCCACTGCGACCGAATCCCAGTCCGACCCCAAGACCTACCCCAATCCCCATCAAGCGTTTACAAGTCCCCCTGGGCACAACTAAAGCTGCCAGCGGCAGTTTGAAAGCTGATGAAACCATTAACTATGTGGTTCAGGGACAGCCGGGACTGCTATTGACCGCTAACGTGGTTAGTAGAGGAGTTCTCATGACACTGTTGGGGCCAAACGGACAACCCCTGCCCGGGGCGTCGCGAAGGGTGCCTTTGTGGCAGGGCGCTTTACCCACTGCGGGCGAGTACACCATCCAGCTCAAACCTTTGTCCGGACAGTCCAAAAGCGACTACCAGCTAGAGGTAACCTTGGCGCAGCCGGTGGAACCCAAACCCGAACCAACTCCCATTCCCACGCCCGAACCCACTTTCAACCCGGAACCGACTCCCATTCCCACACCCGAACCTACGCCCGAACCCACTTTCAACCCCGAACCTATTCCCACACCGACTCCCACCCCAACATTCACGCCAACTCCCACTCCCACCCCGACTCCCATCCCAACTCCCACCCCGGAACCGGCTCCCACCCCGGAACCGACTCCCACCCCGGAACCAACTCCCACCCCGACACCCGAACCGACTCCCACATCGCCACCCGAACCAACTGCCACACCGGCACCCGTCATATCGCCTACTCTAGAACCACCACAACCCACAATTCCACCCTTGAACGGAGAACCCCTTAGCTTTCAAACTGGTGAAACCCAAACTCAAATTTCTGGTCGCACCAGCCCCCAGTTACTCAAGCGCTATTTAGTGCGTGCTGCGAAAGGACAAGTGATTGCGGTTGAACCCGTCACCGGAGATGTTACGTTCAATATTCGCTATCCGGACGGTGATCCCGTGGAAGACGCCTCTGGCCTTTTGTCCTGGCAGGCTCAACTGCCTACTGCCGGTGATTATCAAATTGAGGTAATTGCACCCCAAGAAACTGCATTTACTCTCAATGTCAGCCTTCGCAATTAG
- a CDS encoding GatB/YqeY domain-containing protein — MSLKDQIGEDIKAAMKSKDKIRLETVRSIKKLILEKEVSVRPAGQEALTEEQEMEVLVQLAKQRRDSIEQYRQAKREDLASQEAQELAIIEEYLPQQMSDEEVSAIIDQIIAQAGATTAKDMGKVMGPAMQQLKGKTDGKKVQEMVKAKLNG, encoded by the coding sequence ATGAGCTTGAAGGATCAGATTGGCGAAGACATCAAAGCAGCCATGAAATCTAAGGATAAAATCCGGCTGGAAACAGTACGCAGCATCAAAAAACTGATCTTGGAAAAAGAAGTGAGCGTCCGTCCTGCCGGCCAAGAAGCACTCACCGAGGAGCAAGAAATGGAAGTCTTGGTGCAGCTAGCCAAACAGCGGCGGGATTCAATCGAGCAATACCGGCAAGCCAAGCGAGAGGATCTGGCATCCCAAGAAGCTCAGGAATTAGCCATCATCGAAGAGTATCTACCTCAACAGATGTCTGATGAGGAAGTCAGCGCCATCATTGACCAAATCATCGCCCAAGCCGGTGCCACCACAGCCAAAGACATGGGTAAAGTCATGGGTCCTGCAATGCAACAGCTCAAAGGAAAAACAGACGGCAAAAAAGTCCAAGAAATGGTCAAAGCCAAATTAAACGGTTAA